Proteins from a single region of Ziziphus jujuba cultivar Dongzao chromosome 1, ASM3175591v1:
- the LOC107413047 gene encoding GDSL esterase/lipase At5g45670-like, which produces MMKRMWGVCGMVVLVFGLWSSSSSVVRAAPQVPCYFIFGDSLVDNGNNNQLQSLARADYLPYGIDFGGPTGRFSNGKTTVDVIAELLGFDDYIPPFVSARGQDILKGVNYASAAAGIREETGRQLGGRISFSGQVRNYQNTVSQVVNLLGSEDAAADYLKKCIYSIGLGSNDYLNNYFMPTFYSTSNQYTPDQYAGVLIQQYTEQLKLLYNYGARKFVLFGVGQIGCSPNELAQNSPDGRTCVQRINSANQIFNSRLKSLVDQFNANNADAKFIFVDSYGIFQDIINSPATYGFRVTNTGCCGVGRNNGQITCLPLQTPCANRNEHLFWDAFHPTEAGNTVVGRRAYSAQRPTDAYPIDIRRLAQL; this is translated from the exons ATGATGAAGAGAATGTGGGGAGTGTGTGGAATGGTGGTTTTGGTGTTTGGGTTGTggagtagtagtagtagtgtGGTTAGAGCAGCTCCACAAGTTCCATGTTATTTCATATTTGGAGATTCATTGGTGGACAATGGGAATAATAATCAGCTTCAGTCTTTGGCTAGAGCTGATTATCTTCCTTATGGGATCGATTTCGGCGGACCCACCGGAAGGTTTTCCAATGGCAAAACCACCGTTGATGTCATTG CTGAGCTATTGGGTTTCGATGATTACATTCCACCGTTTGTAAGTGCAAGAGGTCAAGACATACTCAAAGGAGTTAATTATGCATCAGCAGCTGCAGGAATCAGAGAGGAAACTGGGCGTCAACTG ggaGGTAGGATTAGTTTTAGTGGACAGGTCAGGAATTACCAAAACACAGTGTCCCAGGTGGTGAACTTGCTAGGGAGTGAGGATGCAGCAGCTGATTATCTGAAAAAATGCATTTACTCAATCGGATTAGGAAGCAATGACTACCTCAACAACTATTTCATGCCCACCTTTTACTCCACCAGCAATCAGTATACTCCTGACCAGTATGCTGGTGTTCTTATTCAGCAATATACTGAACAACTCAAG TTGTTGTACAACTATGGAGCAAGGAAGTTCGTGTTGTTTGGAGTGGGACAGATAGGTTGCAGTCCAAACGAATTGGCTCAGAACAGCCCAGATGGTAGAACTTGTGTACAGAGGATCAACTCCGCTAATCAGATCTTCAATTCAAGGCTCAAATCTCTTGTCGATCAATTCAACGCCAACAATGCTGATGCGAAATTCATCTTCGTTGATTCTTATGGCATTTTCCAGGATATCATCAACAGTCCTGCAACCTATG GATTTAGGGTAACAAATACTGGGTGCTGTGGGGTAGGGAGGAACAATGGACAAATAACATGTTTGCCACTACAAACACCATGCGCAAACAGGAATGAGCACTTGTTTTGGGACGCATTTCATCCAACTGAGGCAGGAAACACTGTTGTGGGCAGGAGAGCTTACAGTGCTCAGCGTCCCACCGATGCTTATCCAATTGATATTCGAAGGCTCGCCCAACTCTAA
- the LOC107412951 gene encoding uncharacterized protein LOC107412951 isoform X5, which yields MAVTTRSSPSLTLLFHLLLLATPPPSQSLSYSQYRSLFSLAHSLMARVANLRAARGDISGANRARVMAEQLERGLGLGFWGYVWSAGWDYTKNYAWRDLSYTELYGAVSDANELLRWLGELSGARSEAARAAWVSRNYQNVARVSSSLLRKLLKVFRQSGMLRELVETVQREVVDGGLLRDCLELGSNDLKG from the exons ATGGCGGTGACTACGCGGTCTTCGCCATCGCTTACATTGCTCTTTCACCTCCTTCTCCTTGCCACGCCACCACCGTCGCAATCCCTGTCTTATTCCCAATACCGGAGCCTCTTCTCGCTCGCTCACTCGCTCATGGCGCGCGTGGCCAATCTCCGAGCCGCGCGTGGCGACATCTCGGGGGCCAACAGAGCCAGAGTCATGGCAGAACAGTTGGAGCGAGGGCTGGGGTTGGGGTTCTGGGGCTACGTTTGGTCGGCGGGTTGGGACTACACGAAGAACTACGCTTGGAGAGACTTATCTTATACGGAGCTGTACGGTGCCGTTTCAGACGCGAACGAGTTGCTGAGGTGGCTGGGTGAGTTGAGCGGTGCAAGATCGGAAGCAGCTCGGGCGGCCTGGGTGAGCCGGAATTATCAAAATGTGGCGAGGGTGTCGAGCTCGCTGCTGCGGAAGCTGCTCAAAGTGTTCCGACAGTCG GGGATGTTGAGGGAGTTGGTGGAGACAGTTCAAAGAGAAGTGGTGGATGGCGGATTATTGAGGGATTGCCTTGAATTGGGAAGCAATGACTTGAAAG GTTAA
- the LOC107413055 gene encoding GDSL esterase/lipase At1g29660, whose product MASQSNELLSALISLCVIAFMKVSVDGAPKVQCYFIFGDSLADSGNNNPLRTFAKANYPPYGIDFPNKTPTGRFCNGLTTADIIGPYNSGSLIFPDQMVLFLISGQRLGFTNLIPPFTLAHGSTILQGVNYASASAGIREETGRHLVHTIFFGIGQNICLDGQLNNHRAIVSRITALLKTKAAAKAHLRKCIYYVGLGSNDYINNYFLPNYPTSKEFNPDEYADALIDQYANQLVVNIFCSNKNFFNISFRFACS is encoded by the exons ATGGCTTCTCAATCAAATGAATTGTTGTCTGCTTTGATTTCTCTATGTGTGATAGCTTTCATGAAAGTTTCCGTTGATGGAGCTCCAAAAGTTCAATGCTATTTCATTTTCGGTGATTCTCTAGCTGATAGTGGAAACAATAACCCCCTTAGGACATTTGCCAAAGCCAATTACCCTCCTTATGGAATTGACTTCCCTAATAAAACTCCAACAGGAAGGTTCTGCAATGGTCTAACCACTGCGGATATAATTGGTCCATATAACTCTGGCTCT TTGATATTTCCTGACCAAATGGTACTATTTCTCATTTCAGGTCAACGTCTGGGTTTCACCAACTTGATCCCTCCTTTTACCCTTGCTCATGGCTCTACCATACTTCAAGGTGTGAACTATGCATCTGCCTCGGCTGGAATTCGGGAAGAAACTGGACGTCATTTGGtacatacaattttttttg GAATT GGTCAAAATATCTGCTTAGATGGTCAGTTAAATAACCACAGGGCTATAGTGTCGCGCATCACTGCCTTGTTAAAGACTAAAGCAGCAGCCAAAGCGCACCTAAGAAAGTGCATTTATTATGTTGGATTGGGCAGTAATGATTACATTAACAACTATTTCCTGCCTAATTACCCAACAAGCAAAGAATTCAACCCAGATGAATATGCTGACGCTCTTATTGATCAGTATGCCAATCAACTAGTGGTCAATATTTTCTGCTCAAACAAAAAtttcttcaatatttcttttCGTTTTGCTTGCTCTTAA
- the LOC107412951 gene encoding uncharacterized protein LOC107412951 isoform X1 — translation MAVTTRSSPSLTLLFHLLLLATPPPSQSLSYSQYRSLFSLAHSLMARVANLRAARGDISGANRARVMAEQLERGLGLGFWGYVWSAGWDYTKNYAWRDLSYTELYGAVSDANELLRWLGELSGARSEAARAAWVSRNYQNVARVSSSLLRKLLKVFRQSGMLRELVETVQREVVDGGLLRDCLELGSNDLKELNMVRTRLGPSCWEVHAGLLMTMTMTFSFN, via the exons ATGGCGGTGACTACGCGGTCTTCGCCATCGCTTACATTGCTCTTTCACCTCCTTCTCCTTGCCACGCCACCACCGTCGCAATCCCTGTCTTATTCCCAATACCGGAGCCTCTTCTCGCTCGCTCACTCGCTCATGGCGCGCGTGGCCAATCTCCGAGCCGCGCGTGGCGACATCTCGGGGGCCAACAGAGCCAGAGTCATGGCAGAACAGTTGGAGCGAGGGCTGGGGTTGGGGTTCTGGGGCTACGTTTGGTCGGCGGGTTGGGACTACACGAAGAACTACGCTTGGAGAGACTTATCTTATACGGAGCTGTACGGTGCCGTTTCAGACGCGAACGAGTTGCTGAGGTGGCTGGGTGAGTTGAGCGGTGCAAGATCGGAAGCAGCTCGGGCGGCCTGGGTGAGCCGGAATTATCAAAATGTGGCGAGGGTGTCGAGCTCGCTGCTGCGGAAGCTGCTCAAAGTGTTCCGACAGTCG GGGATGTTGAGGGAGTTGGTGGAGACAGTTCAAAGAGAAGTGGTGGATGGCGGATTATTGAGGGATTGCCTTGAATTGGGAAGCAATGACTTGAAAG AACTCAACATGGTTAGAACACGTCTGGGACCAAGCTGCTGGGAGGTGCATGCAGGCTTGctaatgacaatgacaatgacatTTTCGTTCaattaa
- the LOC107412951 gene encoding uncharacterized protein LOC107412951 isoform X2, producing MAVTTRSSPSLTLLFHLLLLATPPPSQSLSYSQYRSLFSLAHSLMARVANLRAARGDISGANRARVMAEQLERGLGLGFWGYVWSAGWDYTKNYAWRDLSYTELYGAVSDANELLRWLGELSGARSEAARAAWVSRNYQNVARVSSSLLRKLLKVFRQSGMLRELVETVQREVVDGGLLRDCLELGSNDLKGLIQILRDLGLQYFPNPASPNSNPDL from the exons ATGGCGGTGACTACGCGGTCTTCGCCATCGCTTACATTGCTCTTTCACCTCCTTCTCCTTGCCACGCCACCACCGTCGCAATCCCTGTCTTATTCCCAATACCGGAGCCTCTTCTCGCTCGCTCACTCGCTCATGGCGCGCGTGGCCAATCTCCGAGCCGCGCGTGGCGACATCTCGGGGGCCAACAGAGCCAGAGTCATGGCAGAACAGTTGGAGCGAGGGCTGGGGTTGGGGTTCTGGGGCTACGTTTGGTCGGCGGGTTGGGACTACACGAAGAACTACGCTTGGAGAGACTTATCTTATACGGAGCTGTACGGTGCCGTTTCAGACGCGAACGAGTTGCTGAGGTGGCTGGGTGAGTTGAGCGGTGCAAGATCGGAAGCAGCTCGGGCGGCCTGGGTGAGCCGGAATTATCAAAATGTGGCGAGGGTGTCGAGCTCGCTGCTGCGGAAGCTGCTCAAAGTGTTCCGACAGTCG GGGATGTTGAGGGAGTTGGTGGAGACAGTTCAAAGAGAAGTGGTGGATGGCGGATTATTGAGGGATTGCCTTGAATTGGGAAGCAATGACTTGAAAGGTTTGATTCAAATTCTCAGGGATTTAGGCTTGCAGTATTTTCCCAATCCTGCTTCTCCCAATTCAAACCCTgacttatga
- the LOC107412951 gene encoding uncharacterized protein LOC107412951 isoform X4, producing the protein MAVTTRSSPSLTLLFHLLLLATPPPSQSLSYSQYRSLFSLAHSLMARVANLRAARGDISGANRARVMAEQLERGLGLGFWGYVWSAGWDYTKNYAWRDLSYTELYGAVSDANELLRWLGELSGARSEAARAAWVSRNYQNVARVSSSLLRKLLKVFRQSGMLRELVETVQREVVDGGLLRDCLELGSNDLKGICISN; encoded by the exons ATGGCGGTGACTACGCGGTCTTCGCCATCGCTTACATTGCTCTTTCACCTCCTTCTCCTTGCCACGCCACCACCGTCGCAATCCCTGTCTTATTCCCAATACCGGAGCCTCTTCTCGCTCGCTCACTCGCTCATGGCGCGCGTGGCCAATCTCCGAGCCGCGCGTGGCGACATCTCGGGGGCCAACAGAGCCAGAGTCATGGCAGAACAGTTGGAGCGAGGGCTGGGGTTGGGGTTCTGGGGCTACGTTTGGTCGGCGGGTTGGGACTACACGAAGAACTACGCTTGGAGAGACTTATCTTATACGGAGCTGTACGGTGCCGTTTCAGACGCGAACGAGTTGCTGAGGTGGCTGGGTGAGTTGAGCGGTGCAAGATCGGAAGCAGCTCGGGCGGCCTGGGTGAGCCGGAATTATCAAAATGTGGCGAGGGTGTCGAGCTCGCTGCTGCGGAAGCTGCTCAAAGTGTTCCGACAGTCG GGGATGTTGAGGGAGTTGGTGGAGACAGTTCAAAGAGAAGTGGTGGATGGCGGATTATTGAGGGATTGCCTTGAATTGGGAAGCAATGACTTGAAAG GCATTTGCATTAGCAACTAG
- the LOC107413038 gene encoding GDSL esterase/lipase At1g29670-like, giving the protein MASGMKYIWWVVVTIMGLSIVVSSTMQEWDEVGEDHPPQVPCFFIFGDSLADSGNNNLLITLAKVNYQPYGIDFPHGPTGRFCNGRTTVDIIAELLGFDNYIPPFATANGSEILRGVNYASGSAGILKETGKHLGDCISFGRQLKNHWITVSRISDILGDKNSAKKHLNKCLYWVEMGNNDYINNYFMPQHYPTSLLFTPEQYADFLIQKYSRQILKLYKFGARKLALIGLGQIGCTPNAMSTHGTNGSIACVENMNNAVTFLNAKLKSLVDDFNTNFTDAEFIYVDAHTTTESQNHNSVPAGFEVLTSGCCPVNEIGQCIPSQTPCKNRALYYFWDSFHPSEAANLITAGSIYIKYLTQLVGSFNKSSI; this is encoded by the exons ATGGCCTCTGGGATGAAATATATATGGTGGGTGGTGGTGACTATAATGGGGTTATCTATCGTAGTATCATCAACCATGCAAGAATGGGATGAGGTAGGTGAGGATCATCCACCACAAGTTCcatgtttcttcatttttggaGACTCTCTGGCTGATAGTGGAAACAATAACCTCCTCATTACCTTAGCCAAAGTGAATTACCAACCTTATGGGATTGATTTCCCACATGGTCCAACTGGAAGGTTCTGTAATGGTCGAACCACAGTCGACATAATTG CTGAACTTCTGGGCTTTGACAATTACATTCCACCCTTTGCTACTGCTAATGGCTCTGAAATACTCAGAGGAGTGAATTATGCATCTGGGTCTGCTGGGATTCTCAAAGAAACAGGAAAACATTTG GGAGATTGTATAAGCTTTGGTAGACAGTTGAAGAATCACTGGATTACAGTGTCACGTATAAGTGACATATTAGGAGACAAAAACTCAGCCAAAAAGCATCTAAATAAATGCTTATACTGGGTTGAAATGGGCAACAACGATTACATTAACAACTATTTCATGCCTCAACATTATCCTACAAGCCTTCTGTTTACACCAGAGCAGTATGCTGATTTTcttatccaaaaatattctCGGCAAATACTg aaaTTGTACAAGTTTGGAGCAAGGAAATTAGCATTGATAGGACTGGGACAAATTGGGTGCACTCCAAATGCAATGTCTACTCATGGAACAAATGGCTCAATTGCATGTGTAGAAAACATGAACAATGCTGTAACATTTTTGAACGCCAAGCTCAAATCACTCGTCGATGATTTCAACACCAATTTCACAGATGCAGAATTTATCTATGTTGATGCTCATACAACAACAGAGTCCCAAAATCATAACTCTGTTCCTGCTG GATTCGAAGTTTTGACTTCTGGGTGCTGCCCGGTAAACGAGATTGGTCAATGTATTCCATCCCAAACGCCATGCAAGAACAGAGCTTTGTATTACTTTTGGGACTCATTCCATCCTTCTGAGGCTGCAAACCTCATCACTGCAGGAAGTATATACATCAAGTATCTCACTCAACTTGTTGGGAGCTTTAACAAATCATCCATATGA
- the LOC107412951 gene encoding uncharacterized protein LOC107412951 isoform X3 has product MAVTTRSSPSLTLLFHLLLLATPPPSQSLSYSQYRSLFSLAHSLMARVANLRAARGDISGANRARVMAEQLERGLGLGFWGYVWSAGWDYTKNYAWRDLSYTELYGAVSDANELLRWLGELSGARSEAARAAWVSRNYQNVARVSSSLLRKLLKVFRQSGMLRELVETVQREVVDGGLLRDCLELGSNDLKAGRTQHG; this is encoded by the exons ATGGCGGTGACTACGCGGTCTTCGCCATCGCTTACATTGCTCTTTCACCTCCTTCTCCTTGCCACGCCACCACCGTCGCAATCCCTGTCTTATTCCCAATACCGGAGCCTCTTCTCGCTCGCTCACTCGCTCATGGCGCGCGTGGCCAATCTCCGAGCCGCGCGTGGCGACATCTCGGGGGCCAACAGAGCCAGAGTCATGGCAGAACAGTTGGAGCGAGGGCTGGGGTTGGGGTTCTGGGGCTACGTTTGGTCGGCGGGTTGGGACTACACGAAGAACTACGCTTGGAGAGACTTATCTTATACGGAGCTGTACGGTGCCGTTTCAGACGCGAACGAGTTGCTGAGGTGGCTGGGTGAGTTGAGCGGTGCAAGATCGGAAGCAGCTCGGGCGGCCTGGGTGAGCCGGAATTATCAAAATGTGGCGAGGGTGTCGAGCTCGCTGCTGCGGAAGCTGCTCAAAGTGTTCCGACAGTCG GGGATGTTGAGGGAGTTGGTGGAGACAGTTCAAAGAGAAGTGGTGGATGGCGGATTATTGAGGGATTGCCTTGAATTGGGAAGCAATGACTTGAAAG CCGGCAGAACTCAACATGGTTAG